A section of the Leptospira kobayashii genome encodes:
- a CDS encoding STAS domain-containing protein, with the protein MEYTESKTNDIIVLKLFGNLDMLNAGILKERIRESFAQNEFKFIFDLEGVNFIDSSGFGLIMSLNDKLAESGGGLRIANVSKTIQQIFRISKISSVILIFESLDEALSSFKK; encoded by the coding sequence ATGGAATACACTGAGTCAAAGACAAATGACATTATAGTTCTGAAACTTTTCGGAAACTTAGATATGTTAAATGCCGGAATCCTGAAGGAAAGAATCAGGGAGTCTTTTGCTCAAAACGAGTTCAAATTCATATTTGATCTGGAAGGAGTGAACTTCATCGACTCTTCCGGTTTCGGGCTGATCATGTCGCTCAACGACAAACTTGCCGAATCAGGCGGAGGGCTTAGGATCGCAAATGTATCCAAAACCATCCAACAAATTTTCCGTATCTCTAAAATCTCTTCCGTGATTTTGATTTTTGAATCTCTGGACGAAGCACTTTCTTCTTTTAAGAAGTAA